The Fibrobacter sp. region TTCTGAAAAACGCTCATTTATGAGCGGCAATTTCTCCAACTACAACTCTGAAACTCTATATTACTCTGATAGTGTAGAGATAAATTCCATACTGGCTGTTCCGATAATCTCCGATAAAGATGAACTGCTGGGAGTGCTATTACTCGACAGCCTTGATAAACTTGCGTTCAAAGATCAGGACAAGGAGATACTCCGCAGGTTTTCGGGTTTAGCTGCAGCTCTTATCTCAAATGCCAGGATGAGAATATTTCAGGAGAGGATGGCCAATACATTCAAGACCTTTTATCAGACAAGCCATCACTTTACAACGGCATTGAAGGTGAATGATGTCTTCGATGTGCTCTTCAGGATGATCCCGATGGTGACCCCCTGCACCCGCCAGATCGCAATTATCTACGATATGGAAAAGAAATGCGCGGTATTAAGCAGAATTGACGGAGAGGGAAACGACATCCATGAGGGAATGGAGTTTAACCTCAATTCAGGTATCTACTCCTATGCCCTGCAGAAACGTAAAGTGATCAACATTCAGGATTTCAGGCTTTATGAATCTAAATACTACAGGTTCATGCCCGATGAAATCCCCAACCCTTATCTCAGGTCTCTTATTATTTTTCCGATTACCGATGATGAATCGAGGTGCAGAGGGCTTTTTTCTGTCGAAAGTTCAATTGCAGACCAGTTTTCCGGTGAAATTGAACAGGTGATGGCCACTATTGTGGAGAACGCATCGGTTGCATTTACTCGCGCACTGCTTTACCAGCAGATGGAAAGGCTTGCTACAACAGACGGGCTCACGGAACTTGTGAACCACCGCCATTTCCAGGAAATCTTGTCAAAAGAGATTGAGCGCTCCCGAAGATACAAAAGGCCTCTTTCCCTTCTCCTCATGGATATCGATCACTTCAAATCCTTTAACGACACCTACGGACATCCTGTCGGTGATCTGGTGCTTAAAGAGATCTCCGCCTGTATCCGCAGATCTATCCGGATCAATGATGTCGCAGCGAGATATGGCGGAGAGGAGTTTACTGTTATTATCCCTGAGACAGCTGAACAGGGTGCACTGGTTACAGCCGAACGGATCCGCACAACAATTGAGAATCACATCATCAGATCCCTTGACAGGGAACTCAGGGTCACAGTAAGTATAGGATGCGCCACGTTTCCCTCTCTTGCCTCCTCTCAACAGGAGCTTATCGATAATGCAGACAAGGCGCTTTACTTCTCAAAGGAGCACGGAAGGAACCAGGTAAACATTTTCAATCCAGGGATGAAAGGTAAGGAAAAGAAGTAAGGCAGCGTATCTGCGTTGTGCCCTCTTAAGAATAGAGTGTTGTAATTTCGACGAGTTTTTGAGGAAAAATCTTACCCTTAAATCATAGAAAATCGTCTAATCAGATTAAGTTCAGACAATTTCCCATAGGATATACTTATTTTTCTAAAATTTTGATCAATTTTACCCTACAAATTCGAATATCTTAATGAGTGTAGTCTAATGAGTGTTTTTTGAAGGTTCAGAAGCAACGGATATTTTAAGTGGCACCAAAATGCCCCCTCATCTCCTCATCAATCATCCCGTTCAACTTTACTGCCGGCTCTCCCCGTATTATCATCTCGTAAACCCTCTCATGACGCTCCACCAATGACCTGAGACTGTAAACCCTCTCCACAAAATTCCTCCCCTCCCTGCCCATCTCCTTTCTCCTCTTCTCATCCTTCAGCAGCCCTTCGATAGCCTCACACAATGCCCTTCTGTCCCCTTTTTTAACCAATATTCCGGTTTTCCCCTTGATTAATGATTGCTTAAGTCCCCCGACATCGTAAGCCACCGGAGGAACCCCCATCGACTGCGCCTCAACAACAACCCTTCCAAACCCCTCCTGATATGTGGGAAGAACCACAAGTGTGCTTGATCTGTAGTACTGACGCAAAGAGTCATGATTCACAAGCCCGGTGAACATGACCTGATCTTTCATTCCCTTTTTCTTTATCCAGGTGTAAAGCTCCTCTCTGAAAGAATCGGAATCACACCGGCCTGCAAATACAAGAAAACAGG contains the following coding sequences:
- a CDS encoding diguanylate cyclase, translating into MLKKLVVALEWILFGSLLGITASGAGDGLLSALPFSFEITASIPSIAILLFALLKMKQPHWNLSLTASFALAAVSFSARYFSISSSPETLTTTIPMLYFFVIVASGLMGKRFTWILPFFCLLAAELSHLAFINYGKGIEAILSVLSEYALASAYAFAPLFAAGLFTSILSPGSLIKNKGQEIPSRGKPQKSEMSQNEDLTGSEDYDNLTRTRMFTIDSNSGLIHSGENDVQDLLYSVVYFMSRNFKAYSALAFIYDPVNRVFILNSYQSRSMNIIKGVSIPLGKGVVGKIGSEKRSFMSGNFSNYNSETLYYSDSVEINSILAVPIISDKDELLGVLLLDSLDKLAFKDQDKEILRRFSGLAAALISNARMRIFQERMANTFKTFYQTSHHFTTALKVNDVFDVLFRMIPMVTPCTRQIAIIYDMEKKCAVLSRIDGEGNDIHEGMEFNLNSGIYSYALQKRKVINIQDFRLYESKYYRFMPDEIPNPYLRSLIIFPITDDESRCRGLFSVESSIADQFSGEIEQVMATIVENASVAFTRALLYQQMERLATTDGLTELVNHRHFQEILSKEIERSRRYKRPLSLLLMDIDHFKSFNDTYGHPVGDLVLKEISACIRRSIRINDVAARYGGEEFTVIIPETAEQGALVTAERIRTTIENHIIRSLDRELRVTVSIGCATFPSLASSQQELIDNADKALYFSKEHGRNQVNIFNPGMKGKEKK